A genomic stretch from Solenopsis invicta isolate M01_SB chromosome 15, UNIL_Sinv_3.0, whole genome shotgun sequence includes:
- the LOC105200653 gene encoding uncharacterized protein LOC105200653 isoform X2, producing MGHPSVVTCIFMALALPSLICGRPATTDDGGSFLNTLESRASKPAENFSEPKAISSLISQEDLPILTKSRQRRLSDQRRAELETLVTLSKINGKRSLNITRSYGYLDPVRIGRRRRFAVDQAATELVPIKEKHIGDPAYPLIS from the exons ATGGGACACCCGTCGGTGGTGACCTGCATCTTCATGGCGCTCGCGCTACCGAGCCTCATCTGCGGACGTCCTGCGACGACCGACGACGGCgg GTCATTCTTGAACACGCTGGAGTCACGTGCCTCGAAGCCTGCAGAAAATTTTTCAGAACCTAAAGCGATCTCGTCGCTCATTTCGCAGGAAGATCTGCCGATTCTGACCAAATC ACGACAAAGACGATTGTCGGATCAGAGGCGAGCCGAGCTGGAGACGCTTGTGACTTTGTCGAAAATCAATGGCAAGCGGTCGCTGAACATAACGCGATCATACGGATACCTGGATCCAGTGAGAAt CGGCCGGCGAAGGCGGTTCGCGGTGGACCAGGCTGCTACCGAATTGGTGCCTATCAAAGAGAAACACATCGGGGATCCCGCGTACCCGCTAATTAG CTGA